A stretch of the Vigna radiata var. radiata cultivar VC1973A chromosome 9, Vradiata_ver6, whole genome shotgun sequence genome encodes the following:
- the LOC106773076 gene encoding LOB domain-containing protein 22: protein MNNNNNSSTSTITTTNTKTNNRISNTRNGNSTTQACAACKYQRRKCAPDCILAPYFPHDRQRQFLNAHKLFGVSNITKIIKVVSPRDKDQAMRTIIYQSDMRASDPVGGCYRYIVDLQTQIEYCRAELDLVLQQLAMFRAQAQHQNQHQYQHQHGIYAPNSVNVTVNGDGEVLNADPMGLYAQQQYQCLQPHQQEQYVMMHENGSQNFNGATPLQEQMNTWAVQNTAVSLSSLSLQGQSSNVSDEYDHKAVIDIDSDERSELGFESEELVHRSDESVLFKIDDAVIKAEGDCMQQAQEHDLKGAATSFSLTNCTC from the exons AtgaacaacaataacaacagcAGCACCAGCACCATTACAACCACCAACACCAAAACCAACAACAGAATCTCCAATACAAGAAATGGCAACAGCACCACTCAGGCTTGCGCTGCATGCAAGTACCAACGTAGAAAGTGTGCACCCGATTGCATTCTCGCACCGTATTTCCCTCACGATCGACAGCGCCAGTTTCTCAACGCTCACAAGTTGTTCGGAGTAAGCAACATCACCAAAATCATTAAGGTTGTCAGCCCTCGCGACAAGGACCAAGCCATGCGCACCATAATCTACCAATCCGACATGCGTGCCTCCGACCCTGTCGGCGGCTGCTACAGGTACATTGTCGACCTGCAGACTCAGATTGAGTACTGCCGAGCCGAGCTCGACCTCGTCCTTCAACAACTCGCCATGTTTCGAGCTCAGGCTCAGCACCAGAATCAGCACCAGTATCAGCACCAGCACGGTATCTATGCTCCCAACAGCGTTAACGTCACCGTTAATGGAGATGGTGAGGTTTTGAACGCCGACCCGATGGGGCTGTACGCCCAGCAACAGTATCAGTGTCTGCAGCCACACCAACAGGAGCAGTATGTTATGATGCATGAAAATGGGAGCCAGAACTTCAACGGCGCCACCCCTTTGCAGGAACAGATGAACACGTGGGCTGTGCAGAACACTGCTGTGTCGCTTTCTTCGTTGTCGTTGCAAGGACAGAGTAGTAATGTTAGCGATGAATACGATCACAAGGCCGTCATTGACATTGATTCTGATGAGAGAAGTGAGTTAGGGTTCGAGTCTGAAGAATTAGTCCATCGCAG TGATGAATCAGTGTTGTTTAAGATAGATGATGCAGTAATAAAAGCTGAGGGTGACTGCATGCAACAAGCTCAAGAGCATGATCTGAAAGGTGCAGCAACATCGTTTAGCCTCACAAACTGTACTTGCTGA
- the LOC106772927 gene encoding mediator of RNA polymerase II transcription subunit 9 isoform X1, which produces MDHYGSSGGSWTMIPTHNSNVQSQSNQDPNLFLQQQQQFLQPQPFQQALQPQSPFQQHQHLYQQQQQQQRLLQQQQQQQQQQQQQNLHQSLASHYHLLHLVENLSEVIEHGNPDQQSDALINELSNHFEKCQQLLNSISESISTKAMTVEGQKKKLEESEQLLNQRRCRCELCISPFSFGLFMFNLGDLSLCMNL; this is translated from the exons ATGGATCACTATGGTTCTTCTGGAGGAAGCTGGACGATGATCCCAACACACAATTCAAATGTCCAATCCCAATCGAACCAGGACCCTAACCTCTTtctacaacaacaacaacaatttctCCAGCCACAACCTTTTCAGCAAGCATTACAACCTCAGTCTCCATTTCAACAGCACCAGCACCTTTAtcagcagcaacaacagcagcaacgtctattacaacaacaacaacagcaacaacagcagcagcaacaacagAACCTTCACCAATCACTGGCCTCTCACTACCATCTCTTACAT TTGGTGGAGAATTTGTCTGAGGTTATTGAACATGGAAACCCAGATCAGCAATCAGATGCATTG ATCAATGAATTGAGTAACCACTTTGAGAAGTGCCAACAGCTGTTAAACTCGATCTCGGAGTCGATTAGCACCAAGGCTATG ACAGTTGAAGGACAGAAGAAGAAACTAGAGGAAAGTGAGCAATTGCTAAATCAGAGAAG ATGTAGATGTGAGCTTTGTATTTCTCCATTCTCATTCGGATTATTTATGTTCAACCTTGGAGATTTAAGCCTGTgcatgaatttataa
- the LOC106773708 gene encoding uncharacterized protein LOC106773708 encodes MVVKPTVALRAIFVGGIAAFAKIAGAMKAAGGVKVGAAATAMAAAATAAVTGSKQEQTDASQQSLKTDASQPSPK; translated from the coding sequence ATGGTGGTAAAACCAACAGTTGCATTAAGGGCTATTTTTGTTGGAGGCATAGCAGCATTTGCTAAAATAGCTGGAGCAATGAAAGCTGCAGGTGGTGTAAAAGTGGGTGCAGCTGCAACTGCAATGGCTGCTGCGGCCACTGCAGCTGTTACAGGGTCAAAACAAGAGCAAACTGATGCATCTCAACAGTCTCTAAAAACTGATGCATCTCAACCGTCTCCAAAATAA
- the LOC106772927 gene encoding mediator of RNA polymerase II transcription subunit 9 isoform X2 codes for MDHYGSSGGSWTMIPTHNSNVQSQSNQDPNLFLQQQQQFLQPQPFQQALQPQSPFQQHQHLYQQQQQQQRLLQQQQQQQQQQQQQNLHQSLASHYHLLHLVENLSEVIEHGNPDQQSDALINELSNHFEKCQQLLNSISESISTKAMTVEGQKKKLEESEQLLNQRRDLIANYRKSVEELVRSEP; via the exons ATGGATCACTATGGTTCTTCTGGAGGAAGCTGGACGATGATCCCAACACACAATTCAAATGTCCAATCCCAATCGAACCAGGACCCTAACCTCTTtctacaacaacaacaacaatttctCCAGCCACAACCTTTTCAGCAAGCATTACAACCTCAGTCTCCATTTCAACAGCACCAGCACCTTTAtcagcagcaacaacagcagcaacgtctattacaacaacaacaacagcaacaacagcagcagcaacaacagAACCTTCACCAATCACTGGCCTCTCACTACCATCTCTTACAT TTGGTGGAGAATTTGTCTGAGGTTATTGAACATGGAAACCCAGATCAGCAATCAGATGCATTG ATCAATGAATTGAGTAACCACTTTGAGAAGTGCCAACAGCTGTTAAACTCGATCTCGGAGTCGATTAGCACCAAGGCTATG ACAGTTGAAGGACAGAAGAAGAAACTAGAGGAAAGTGAGCAATTGCTAAATCAGAGAAG AGACTTGATTGCCAATTACAGAAAATCTGTGGAGGAGCTTGTTAGGTCTGAGCCATAG